In one Nicotiana tomentosiformis chromosome 6, ASM39032v3, whole genome shotgun sequence genomic region, the following are encoded:
- the LOC104107478 gene encoding uncharacterized protein isoform X1 encodes MTKKEMSFSDPTIVHKNRLALSVLLVTYYCYLGDLTVSAQQFRPGFVYTRNRGRCTPQYWSSRRESWPKMVPQMSTVSKVFGSRAYERYRYDLTLLEAAGRNDDRDNIFARLVKQSTAALLNSYARKNYPYSAWEVKTMLIQALVSEKSATVLAQRLSEANEACN; translated from the exons ATGACCAAGAAGGAAATGAGTTTTTCAGATCCAACCATTGTACACAA AAATCGGTTGGCTCTTTCAGTGCTATTAGTCACTTACTATTGCTACTTGGGAGATTTGACTGTATCTGCTCAACAGTTCAGACCTGGATTTGTATACACCAGAAACAGAGGGAGATGCACTCCTCA GTATTGGAGCAGCAGGAGAGAGTCATGGCCGAAGATGGTGCCGCAAATGTCAACAGTATCAAAAGTATTCGGATCGAGGGCATACGAGCGATACAGGTACGATCTTACACTCCTAGAAGCTGCGGGAAGAAACGATGATAGAGACAATATATTTGCAAGATTAGTGAAGCAATCGACTGCAGCATTGTTGAATTCATATGCTAGAAAGAACTATCCATACAGCGCTTGGGAAGTAAAGACTATGCTCATTCAAGCTTTGGTTTCTGAAAAGTCTGCTACTGTTTTGGCTCAACGGTTATCTGAAGCTAATGAAGCCTGCAATTAA
- the LOC104107478 gene encoding uncharacterized protein isoform X2 yields the protein MLLVTYYCYLGDLTVSAQQFRPGFVYTRNRGRCTPQYWSSRRESWPKMVPQMSTVSKVFGSRAYERYRYDLTLLEAAGRNDDRDNIFARLVKQSTAALLNSYARKNYPYSAWEVKTMLIQALVSEKSATVLAQRLSEANEACN from the exons A TGCTATTAGTCACTTACTATTGCTACTTGGGAGATTTGACTGTATCTGCTCAACAGTTCAGACCTGGATTTGTATACACCAGAAACAGAGGGAGATGCACTCCTCA GTATTGGAGCAGCAGGAGAGAGTCATGGCCGAAGATGGTGCCGCAAATGTCAACAGTATCAAAAGTATTCGGATCGAGGGCATACGAGCGATACAGGTACGATCTTACACTCCTAGAAGCTGCGGGAAGAAACGATGATAGAGACAATATATTTGCAAGATTAGTGAAGCAATCGACTGCAGCATTGTTGAATTCATATGCTAGAAAGAACTATCCATACAGCGCTTGGGAAGTAAAGACTATGCTCATTCAAGCTTTGGTTTCTGAAAAGTCTGCTACTGTTTTGGCTCAACGGTTATCTGAAGCTAATGAAGCCTGCAATTAA
- the LOC104107470 gene encoding pre-mRNA-splicing factor SLU7, with protein MATASVAFKSREDHRKQLELEEARKAGLAPAEVDEDGKEINPHIPQYMSSAPWYLNAERPSLKHQRKWKSDPNYTKSWYDRGAKIYQAEKYRKGACENCGAMTHDAKSCMDRPRKLGAKWTGKNIAPDEKIEQFELDYDGKRDRWNGYDAASYAHIIERYEARDEARKKYLKDQQLKKLEEKNNKEDEERGDSEDEDFEDALKVDEAKVDESKQMDFAKVEKRVRTTGGGSTGTVRNLRIREDTAKYLLNLDVNSAHYDPKTRSMREDPLPDMDPNEKFYAGDNQNRVSGQALEFKQLNIHAWEAFDKGHDVHMQAAPSQAELLYKNYKVNKEKLKSQTKEDIMEKYGNAASEEILPRELLLGQSEREVEYDCAGRIVKGQEMALPRSKYEEDVYINNHTTVWGSWWKDHQWGYRCCKQTIRNSYCTGAAGIEAAEASADLMKANIARKESAEDTHAPVEERRLATWGTEVPDDLVLDEQKLAEALKKEDEKRREERDERKRKYNVKYNDEVTPEEMEAYRMKKVLHDDPMKDFLH; from the exons ATGGCTACTGCTTCAG TGGCTTTCAAGTCTAGAGAGGACCATAGGAAACAGTTGGAATTGGAAGAGGCGCGAAAGGCTGGTCTTGCACCGGCAGAAGTGGATGAGGATGGAAAAGAAATCAATCCTCACATTCCTCAGTATATGTCTTCAGCTCCTTGGTATCTCAATGCAGAGAGACCT AGTTTGAAACATCAAAGGAAAtggaaatccgaccccaattacACGAAATCATGGTATGACAGAGGTGCGAAAATATATCAGGCAGAAAAGTATAGAAAGGGTGCATGCGAAAA CTGTGGGGCAATGACCCACGATGCTAAGTCATGCATGGATAGGCCCCGCAAATTAGGAGCAAAATGGACTGGAAAGAATATTGCTCCTGATGAGAAGATAGAACAGTTTGAGCTGGATTATGATGGTAAAAGGGACCGTTGGAATGGTTATGATGCTGCTTCCTATGCCCATATCATTGAACGATATGAAGCAAGGGATGAAGCAAGAAAGAAATATCTGAAAGATCAACAACTAAAAAAGTTGGAGGAGAAAAATAACAAAGAGGATGAAGAAAGAGGCGATAGCGAAGATGAAGATTTTGAAGATGCTTTGAAGGTAGATGAAGCCAAGGTTGATGAAAGCAAGCAGATGGATTTTGCAAAAGTTGAGAAGCGTGTACGAACCACTGGTGGTGGAAGCACAGGGACTGTTAG GAATCTACGTATCCGGGAAGATACAGCAAAATATCTTCTTAATCTTGATGTCAATTCTGCACATTATGATCCCAAGACCCGGTCCATGCGTGAAGACCCTCTTCCTGATATGGATCCAAATGAAAAATTTTATGCT GGAGATAACCAAAATAGAGTTAGTGGTCAAGCATTGGAGTTCAAACAGCTAAATATTCACGCTTGGGAAGCTTTTGATAAGGGTCATGATGTGCATATGCAAGCAGCTCCATCCCAAGCAGAACTGCTTTACAAAAATTACAAGGTTAACAAGGAGAAACTGAAGTCACAAACAAAGGAGGATATCATGGAAAAGTATGGTAATGCTGCTAGTGAAGAAATACTCCCAAGAGAACTACTGTTGGGTCAGAGTGAGAGAGAAGTTGAATATGATTGTGCTGGTAGGATTGTGAAGGGCCAG GAGATGGCTCTCCCTAGGAGCAAATATGAAGAGGATGTTTACATCAATAACCACACCACGGTTTGGGGTTCATGGTGGAAGGATCACCAGTGGGGTTACAGGTGCTGCAAACAAACGATCAGAAACAGCTATTGCACAGGTGCTGCCGGAATTGAAGCAGCTGAAGCTTCTGCTGATCTTATGAAGGCCAATATTGCTCGCAAAGAGTCGGCTGAAG ATACACATGCGCCGGTTGAGGAGAGGAGGCTTGCTACTTGGGGTACTGAAGTACCTGACGATTTGGTTTTGGACGAGCAAAAGCTGGCTGAAGCACTTAAAAAG GAGGAtgaaaagagaagagaagaaagagaTGAAAGGAAAAGGAAATATAATGTGAAGTACAATGATGAG GTTACACCGGAAGAAATGGAAGCCTATAGGATGAAAAAGGTCCTCCATGATGATCCAATGAAGGACTTCCTGCACTGA